CTATCAATGCGGCATGGTGACCTCGGAGATGGTCTCGTCGTGGGTTCTGGCTGAGATCGGCGCCAAGGCTACCCTGGGGCGACTCTTCTTTCGTCCCATCGAGAAGCCCATCGCCATCCAGCTCATGGGCAGCGACGGTGACGTGCTGGCCGAGGCGGCTCGAAAGGTCGAGGCCACCGGGGCAGACATCGTCGACATCAATCTCGGCTGCTCGGTTCCCAAGATTGCCAAGTCCGGCAGCGGCGCCATCTTCTGCCGTCGTCCGGCCGAGGTCGGGAACGCGCTCGAGAAGGTTGTGAAGGCGGTTTCCATCCCGGTGACGGTGAAGATCCGCAAGGGCTGGAATGACAGCTCCCTCACCGCATTCGAGATCCTGCGCGTGGCGGAGGAGGCCGGCGTGCAGGCCATCGCCATCCACGCGCGAACCAGCGAGCAGGCCTACTCGGGAACCGCTGACTGGCCGTTCATCAAGGCGCTGAAAGAGCGCGCGCGCATTCCCGTCATCGGGAACGGCGATAT
This region of Pseudomonadota bacterium genomic DNA includes:
- the dusB gene encoding tRNA dihydrouridine synthase DusB, which gives rise to MRIGHVTFPNPFFMAPMAGVTDSIVRILARRYQCGMVTSEMVSSWVLAEIGAKATLGRLFFRPIEKPIAIQLMGSDGDVLAEAARKVEATGADIVDINLGCSVPKIAKSGSGAIFCRRPAEVGNALEKVVKAVSIPVTVKIRKGWNDSSLTAFEILRVAEEAGVQAIAIHARTSEQAYSGTADWPFIKALKERARIPVIGNGDIDSAASAMRMLSETGCDAVMIGRACRGNPWIFRECVHLWQTGQEAPPPTLEEKLRLILEHLELVHQREGEGAPLVQMRKFLSWYVKGLPNSAHFREKVFRMEHIDELSEAVAEYFEVTLAADRVA